In the genome of Xiphias gladius isolate SHS-SW01 ecotype Sanya breed wild chromosome 1, ASM1685928v1, whole genome shotgun sequence, the window CCGGGCGCAGTAATGTAAAAGGCCCCCACCCCTTCGTCCTCCTTGCGGGAGTGGGGGCCTTTTTTGAGCGCCATTTTGgcagggaaaacacaaaaattacaaataaatatttgctcAGACTTGTTATTGGTCGATATCCGATAGAATAAGATTTGAATTGGGATCAAGAGCCAAAAAAAGTGATGGACACATTGAGCTCTCTGACTTTCCAAAAAAGAACCTtcacttcaaacagaggctcCTGTTTAGGGGCCCCAGGACCTCTTGGGCCCCTGGGCCCATTCTTGGAAAGCCCACGTGGTTATCCATCCAttagacacactcacacaaacacacacacacacacacacacaaacacacacaaacacacacacaaacacacacacacacacacacacacacacacacacacacacacacacacacacacacattttttatgaCAGTCAGTAGGTGTAGTCCAATGACAGTTCAGGTCCTCACTTAAAAGGGAAGCTTCATTAGAGCTCACCTGTGAAAAAAGATGAGCCCCTTTCACAccaaggagagacagaggggtgCTGAGTCTATAATGTGCATACACAAAActaaccacaaaaaaaaccctgaataGCCACATATTTAAAATTACAATCAACAAAACTAACAACTGCACTTAAAATTTCCCAATTGTTCAATGAAAGTATTAGGAATGTATCCATGCAGGGCCTTGTAGCTGTACAACGTACTGACACTTGAGATATTCTTGCAGGTGTCCGATCCTGTACTCACCATCTCCACAGTGATGGCAGTGGACACTCCCCCCGCCTTCTGGAAAGCCCAGGGGAAGTTGAGCAGCCCGGCTCCCAGCGCCGACTTCAGCATGATGAACACGGCGCCGAACGAGCCGAGACGCGGAGGATCCGCGTGAGACGCAGACCGGGCCAGCAGGCTGATGCTCTCCCGGGCCAGTTCCTCCATGGTCCTGAACCAGCTCCAAAGACTCACAAGACCGGATCTAGAGGCTTTAACGGCTACTTCTGTAGGAAGATTTTGTGTGCAACTAACTTTTCCAAAGCAGTCCGGGTGTTTGGTTCATTCCGCTGCCTTTCGAGTAAACCTGGTGAGTGGTAAACCATGCCAATATATAGACCTCCACCCACGACTCACGTGGTCTGATAGAACTTTTTGACTATTAAACATTTCACTCTGAGGTGAAAAATTTGACACTAAAGTGAGTATGTGTGCTTGCGCCcgctccccctcctcccctttatgtctgtctctctgatatACAGCACAGAAGAAGTAGCACTGCTTAACCTCCGAGATAacatgttatatattatatcagcTATTATAAGATAAAGAGTGCATTTTCCAGGAAAGGGCTCTCCACTGAAGAAATAAACCATCGGAGTGCATAACTAAGTAATAGTACGAAAAATGTACACATGCACCACATATGTCCAGAAACCTGGATTTACCTGCCAGGGGTCTCTATGCCGCTGGGCCCCCTGTTTCTCCAGTCTGAGGCCAGCTTCCCTCTGAAAATAAGCAAGTGAGTTTTATCTATTTCAGGCGGTTTGTCTGAGATTTTGGCCTGTAATTCACAGTATCTTTTGGTACGTTTGCATCtggaggctgtgtgtgtgcagcatgaGCGTTTGAAGTGACcagttttatgactgaaaaTGTTGTTGGATGTTACATATCATCCTTAGATATAATACCACAGGAGAATAACTGCAGAGACAAAAGGTAAGGTAAGATTTATCTGGAATAACGTCAGGTGTAATAACAAACATGAagcctaaaataaaataataatagtaatacaatgaatgataataaaGTTGGTTAAGGTAATTGTATTTACAGCCTAAACTTAATAGGCATACATTTGGTTTACAATCTGAACAGCATAAAAAACACTCTGTCCtaagataaggaaaaactccctttaattGAACGCTAGTAGACTCAGTTGTCCTGCTCCTAAATCACAAGACAGATTGAATTACGTCATGGTTTacttttcattgatttattatatatttcataCTTATTTCATGAATTTACAGAATCTCACTTGAAGAGTTGGTGTGCAGTGCAGTTTATAGGATCatcacatttctttattttctgttaaaataaagtCCTGGTCCTATGCACTGGATAGTAAAATCTACCACTCATGGAATTCATAATCCCAGTCATATTTTATGCTACACACCATCTGTTAAAGAGCAGAGAGCGCTACTGAAATTCCCATAAATGCTGCTCTTCATCTGACTCAATTGCAGAGAGGACGAGGTATCtttgttaagaaaaaacaaaaacaaacctgtgCTGTATCTTGAACCTTTCAACAGCTGGATGCAGAATGTGAGGGCTTTGGAGCACCTTAAAAAGATTCCCTGGTGATGTTGAAGATTTTCTCGAGTGAAATGCAGGACAAAGAGAGATTAGAGGGAGCCAAGGTGTTCCGGGGACAGTTGAAAGACTTAGTAGCTGATCCTCCAGGCATTTACTGTTTTCAGAAATATCTCaggatttcacttttttttttttttaagtgaagaAAAAGGCCTTATCAATTCCTGATGAAGTTACTTCAGTCAAACTGCAGAGTAAGAACAAGATGATGATCATCATgtcattacattacaaaattaTGTTGATGTTATggaccattaaaaaaagatgtaaagagAGCAAGACTGGgcaatttttaatgaaatgtacatacattggtttttttcttctggccGACATAATAcgtcatgtttttaaaaaaaaaagatgatgtttACGCTTGTACACAAGCACACTGCCTTCAGATTCCTACTCAAACTACATTAACAcctttatgatttttttttcagatttcataCTTAAAAACCATTCCTGGCCAATAGAAACATGAAAGCTCTGACTGAGGCTCAGTCAGCAACAGATTTGAatccctccctctgtgtctgtggtgaCCTGCCATGTTTTGTGCCGACTGTCCATGTATTGAAAATCAGTCGTAACGGCCAAATCAAGGTTATAATCTGGATTTTAAACATGTAGTCTCTTAGCTAAAAAGCAGACAGCCAGAGACTTTTTGACATGCAGTCTTATTGATTTAAACTCAAAACAAGAGTAAGATGCCATGGTCTTTGCAAACTGCAAGTGGAATCAACTTTATAAGCCTAAAGCTGGGAAGTGTATGAAACGGCACTATTCAAATCAGCCGTTAAACCTGTGAGGTTTTAGTTACAGAGTCTGCATGGTGTTGACATGGTATTTAATCAGATTAACACATGAATATAAAGCAGCATGTCCACCTGAGGTTTCAGTGACGGCTGCAATAACTTCTTAAATTCAGCGTGCTGCAGTAATGAAGTTATCACCTCTGACCTTTAGCTGTCACACCCGCTCATATCGTGTTCAAGTCATGCTCCGTGACACGCCACACAACCAATCACCATCGTTCACTTTCCGCTCACAGTTTTTATCCTCCACACTCTGGGGGCACTGAAACGGTTTTGAAGGATTTTGAGGTGCAACCTGCTACACTGTGGATGAATAAAGTCAGATGAGATTAATCTACTCATGATTCTGCTGTTATGAAACAGTTTAAGAGTATtaagattacacacacacacacacacacacacacacacacactcacacacacacagacagacacacacacacacacacacacacacacaaacacatgcacaaaactGATACACACAATTTCAAGAAAAGCAATAGTTGTGATTTAAGggaaaaaactctttttttgtgtcagcacaactttaatttaagtttttgttggTTCAAAAATCAGAGTGAAACAAAGAGGCATGAACCACTCCATAGTGCTGTGAAAAATATTAGaataatgcaaataaaccaaaaacaaaaccagaaaaaaaccaGTAAATACATTGGTAAACCAGTGAGTAAAATGCAGGGTGCGAATGCATGACAGAACTCACTCAGTAAGAAAAGTTATACAACATTAAATAACATTACGGCAACTGTAATGTTACGAGGATGAAATTTGGGAAACGCTTGTCCTTCTTCACACCACTGACCTATGTACTTGGCATGTACTTGTTATACTTTATACTTTGAATACTTTTTAGtactttgttattatttattgtattattttgtcctATGTGTTTTATTGAGAAGTGCGCGCTCTGCTATGTATTCGTTTTAATTGCCCCACAGGGGATACATAAAGTTATTAAACTGGTTAAAGTGGAACTTTACTGTAACCAGCAGTTCATAGTAGAAAAAGCATCATACAGTATAACTGCTTAAAGAGGACGGGAAAACCACTGAAAGGAGTCACATGAGATGACACGGTTTCAAACAAGTGAtaaaatttatttctttaacaagcatgcacacactgCAAAGAATCCTTCCACAGAAAtctgattttctgacattacaCCAGTCGTACAGGGTGGTGAATTAAACTTTCTGCACAAAAACGTTGTTTTTCCCCCTGTGATAATGCTCTCCTCTGGGTCATACCTGATTAGATCACAAACAGATCTGAACACCTGGCATCAAAAAATTCCCCCAATTCTCTCTTGGCCTTAAAAATCGCCTGGTAATACTGATATTCTGCAGTAATAATACAAATTGAAGTGTGTACTATAAATATTAGCTTATTGGGaagatttttctttcagctaAAATATCTCAGTAATAGGAGGGTCTTCGTCTTCTTCCCTCCCTGGATTAAACTGTTTGTTACTCCAGCCTAAAATGGTATGACCAAGCAATAGTACATGAtgtgaatttaatttaacagttgAACTGGAAATGTGAAATCCCCATATCTAAGAAAGAGATGCATTAGAGCAGAAAGCAGAATggataatgtaaatatttatgtcAGAATTAGAGCAACGTCTTTGTCCTCTCTGAGGGCAATGCATGTAAAATCATACCACCGAACCAAGTACTTCATTATGTTCCAGTTTCTGAAGTCCTGATTTAAGGATTGATATGTAATCATGATGAGTGTGTCTTGTGAAGAGAGTTTACCCTCGTGTCTTCGGATCGTGGGGGGTGAAGGACTCTCATGACCAGCTGTCATCACATGGACTGATCAGCTAACTAACCAACTAACTCCTGTGCAGAGCTAGTAGCGTGCTGCATATGGGGAAAAACAGTGTGCTGAGGGTGGGGCTGTGCTTGTATGTTTGCCCCTTCAGTGTTTCCTGGTTGGTCTGGTCGGAGGTGGGGGGGCTCTGGGGTGCAGGCACGGCGCTGGGTGCGAGGGTGGTGCGGCTGGCACACATGTCGTAGAGGTTTCCAGAAAACTTCGTCTTCCTGGACTCTTGTCTGAGAGACTCCCAGACAGCTGCTGCCTCTCCAGGACAGCCGGCCAGAGCTGAGTTTGCACAAACGTGGAACGCATTCCAGGACCTTCGAGGAGCCAGGACAGGAAGAGATGTCAGCGTTAAGCGTAAAATGCAATGACTGTAATGCGTCTAACACCAGGAAAGTGTGTGGAAATTGAAGTACAATAATACAGCAATGAAATTACATATGGTGAACTGCTGAGCAGAGGTTGAAGAGTAATTAACACTCTCCAAAAAATCTCCACATCCAGTGGTTTAACCCTTCATGTTGCTACAGTGATGTACTGTAGGACCCCGTGACAGCACTGTCAGGTGTGGTAACAGGTGCAGCAGAGCACACCTCTGACCAGGTCCAACAGAAACAGACTTGAGAGAGGGCAGTGAAACAATACAGTGTCAAATTACTCTTTAAGGTTAAaatctttaacttttttgcCTGTGTATATCTGACAACACCTGTTGTTACTGCtgataatgttttaaaagtacAGGTTCTAGGAAACATGCTGCAGCTACTCTGGCAGaaatgcatcatgtttttttttctggttttttttggtggagaAGATGTTTTCTCTGCAGAGAGCTGCCTGCTGTATCTCGAAATGAAGCTGATGAGACCGAAGAGTCTGGACCTAAAACCATAACATTGCAGGCCACAAAGCCAAACCCGACTGGACATCTCAAAGGAACTTgcgggtgataattctctgttggGTCATCACAAGTTCACATCCAGTGTGAATATAACAAGTctaagagtttacagccatgcaGGAGCTCTGTGAGGTTAGGCTAAATactaacatgttcacaatgacaatgctaacatgctgatgtttagcaggtataacaTTTTCACCATccttagtttagtgtgttaacatgctaacatttgctaattaaagAAATCAggaagtacagctgaggttgatgggaatgtgattagttttgcaggtgtgtAGTCACGAGAGTTTCAACACAATCTATccactaaaagccaaaaatgtccgactcatggtggcactacatgaaaagtcagaatGAAGTCAGAATGAGTAGGAGGACCAACCtccggggaccatgaatgtctgtacaaaatttcatggcactCCATCtagtagctgttgagatatttcagtctggaccaaagtggtggaccgacaaACAGACCGACTGGGACTGGCACTGATATTGCCACACCACTAGCGATGCTAATACAGACATTAACATGAAACAAGAGCAGCTTTAAGGATTACAACTTTAACAATTTGAAACAAGTTGTATCAGGACAGACAAGGTGCAACTGGATGGTTACCACGCTGACAGgcagtcaaacacacatacacacacacacacctgcatatTGCATCGATGTCCTGTGTGCTCtgctctttttgtgtttccacCAAACTGTCCCCAAGTGTGAGTAAACACTGAGCAAAACTCTTGTAGATGGAACCACAGGAAACAGGAATTGCAGCTCCGAAACACACAGGGACCAAGCCTGGTGGGGcggaaaggagaagagaaaagtatATTTGAACTCTATATTAAGATAGTTTCATCAGAAATGGTAAAGAAGTGAATGTTTATATAGGGACATTGTAAACacagtatgtgtgcatttacaaactgaaaagaaaatcactcCATTCTTGTAGATACTTTTATAGCGACATGATCCATCCAGTGCACAGATGGatcaaaaaaaatacagaaatatgttGTACTCCATTCATCTGGAGGGATTATATATCCTGCAAAGCCAAACTCAGTGTACGACCACAAAACCACGTGTGAGCTGTCTGGGTGCACTAATCAGCTCATACATTACACAGGACACTGGAATTGGTTCTGAGTTTTCACAAAAAAGTTCCTGAAAAGTTGTGACACAAATTTTGACtggaatatttaaaaactgatttggaACAGAGGACTTCCGGTGAAAGTAAATTTGTACACAAGGGTATGTATGAGTGAGATTTCTTCCTGGGCATTGGACCCATGCAGATGCTTTGTTGTTGTCTTGGAAGACATCTCTGGACGAATCCAGATGTCGGCAGCCCTGGGTGTGCTGCTCCAGAGTCAAAAGTGCACTATATGGCCAAAGTATGTGGAAACTTGAACATTACACCCATATGTGATCGTTGAACACCTCAGTCCATGGACATTATTCTGCAGCTACAACAGCTTccactcttctggtttcaggcCTCAGGCTTGCCTACTTTTATGCGTCTGTACTGTCTCATGACTGGTAATGTATTGTTCGTCCTactggcatttttttcattatgatATTTCTATCTGTAAAACATATGGTAATtctgattgtaaaaaaaaccttgaaagtGATAGATTGCCCAATTCACACCCAAATACATGATGCTGTACACCCAACTGCTTgcacacgtacacgcacacaaacacacagaaagagagagagagagagagagagagagagagacaatcaGAACATGAGGGGACAGTGAGCATTTCATTAAGGTAAGTGCATTTGTAAAACCTTTGTCTCCGCAGTTTCAGAATAAGCTGAATGAAATATCCTTGACCAGTCGTGTTAACTACCTTGGTCTTTTTCTGACAAACCAGCTGAAATTCCTCTTATCAACCAGGCTTTCTACCTGAAGTCAAATTGGAGAAAAGACATTTGCATGTACAGAAACAGACACGTGAAGAAAAAACTAGTAAAACCAGCAATGGTGTTCAAAATGAGACAGGCAAAGCTAACTCAGCACTACCaaactttttcctctctcccacacacactcagacaacaACTGGAGAGTAAAAAGACATCCTCACCCAGGCAGAGAGCGATAGGCAGCAGCATAGTCACAGTGCCCGGGTGGGACTTCATAGTTTGGCTCAGCGAAAGTCCCTTGGAGCTGGGTCCTTCCTCTGATCCAGAGGCTCTGATGTGAAGCTCCAGCTGGCTGTGAATCCAAAGAGTGGAAATTTGCTgctttaaaatgtgatgtgtCCTGCCATCCGCTGGGAATTCATCAGATTGCAAAAGTACAGCTATGCACAGAGGCACAACCCGGCTGGATTAACAGTGAAAGGGAGCGATGCATTGCGGAGAGTaagaggatgtgtgtgtatatgtgtgtgtgtgtgtgtgcatgtgtgagtatgtgGATACATGTGCACAGGGGAGGGGCACAAGGCGAGAGCCATGGAGAGCTTGGAGACAGCAGACCAATGACAACATCACAACACAGCACACTGGATTAGAGCGTTTTCATTTCCGGTCTTCAAtatttagagcatttatttgaaaaccaaataaaatacatataatatgATGGAGATTGCGCACTCAACACACTCAGACACCATCTCTGACTAGTTCACACACATCTGCATGCTGCAAACACTTGGTTTTACTACTGAACAAGGAGTTTTCCACAAATGATGCTAGAAGGAAACATCAGGGGTGTCAGGAGGATTCTTTTTCATGTGGACAGATGGATGACGTCCCAGTGAGGATAAGACAAGCCAGCCCACTTGGGAGTCCAACCTAGATGCAGGGCACCCTCTTGAGAATAGTAGCGACCCATGTGAGAATCATCTACAGCTACTGTATGTGGGTCATGAGGGGAGATTCACTGTGACTGTGATGTGTAAAAACAGTCTTAACTAGagactagagagagagagacagagaatttaaaaaaatgcatgcatggACTGTAAACCATCTCATTTATTCCCAACTTTCCTTACTTGAGAACCTGTCTTGCATCcctgttctctccctctcagcgTCCAAATCCCCTGCTACAACCCCCCCCTTCCCCAGATGGCTCACATTCCATGCATTAGTATAAGTCCTGGTTCACATCTGTATACTGACACAGGAGGAATGGTAACCCTATTGTTAATCTGCAGCTTAAAACAACCATTAACTGCAGAATAAGCTGTCTGTCTGAAGCTGCTGCCACGAATCAATACATCATGGGAGCTACTCTGGCAGCATTTCCAACCCTGAGTCTCCCTTAAAACATCTGTATTAGCTCAGCAGATGtgggttgggttttttttgtttgtttgttttgttttgttttgttttgtttgtggatGTAAGACGTTTCCAAAATGTTgtggaggctgttacagcagcataataatcaataatgtaTGGCTTTAATGTTCaagtgtccacatacttttcaCAAGGTACTGTATATCATCTTGCtattgaaatgtctttttcactCTGAATCAGATTGTTTTTTCAACCCTCTGTTGTCAGGTGTGTGTCAGAGACTCCTCCTGCTCAGAACCTCGCCATACAGATGTGTCAAGTGCCACACTAATCGTTCTCCTCCCAGCAACATTCCTGCTGACCAGGGGTTGTCTTACCTGCTGGTTTTGTTGCGCTAGAAGCTCAAAGTAGGACCTGTCCTGACCCTTGAGTGCTCTAGTGAACCCCAGATTTTGTTTAACCCAGACGTATGACTTTCCCACTGTTGTCTGATAGTTCCACTCAGATTTTCCTACACCACAGTGCATTTTTTCTGCTCAAAAAAAGTGGTATAATCTGTGGAAACATTCTTATATAGACAGTTTATTCTAGATCTATTAATTCCAAATCTAGTTGTAGGGACATAGAGGGTATATCAAGGCCACACCAAAAAGCCATCTGTGGACTATGAAAATACCCCGTGTGTGTTTGGTAGGTGTCTGTAAATGCCCTCATCTACAACAAAGATGTTCAGCCTGAGTCACAGTGGCCCCAATGGATTTCTAATAGTAACAAATTttaatggccaaaaaaaatgttgcctaaTCACAAGCGGCTGTACAATAACTCTGCctcaataaaatacaaacactgcaACTGGCaaagatttagatttaaatcagcaaatacagtatttgatcAAATAATATGTAAGACCCAACCCCAAAGCAATCTGAAAGCTTAATTCGTTTTAGTGTAACATATATTAATCAGGACAGACACATCAGCTCTTTAAATGCGTCAGAACCTGATATTCTGCATGCCTCAAAAATACATCAAGCTGAGCCATATTTACAATTATAGCAATGCAGACATAAATGATTCACACAACAGCAAACTCTTTGGAAAGCTGATGCTTCCATTCAGAACCTACGAACTGTTATACGTGTAAcgagaaattaaaatttgtacAATTATTATGATCCTTACatctctgagaaaaaaaaaaaatcaagaacacaaaaaacaagttCTATGACGGACTGACAGTCTGATGATTTCCACAGCAGAAAATTATCTGAAGACTCACCGCTTTGGACAATAACAGCTGTACTCTCAGCTGTACGTCAAAGTCCATTCCTGCCCTAGAGTAATACACACCCACTAAGGGCTTTTGGTGGACAGCTTAACAGACGGATATCTTAAATTGCAAAAGGCACGTGAAGTTTGTCACATATTCTATTTCAAGAAAAATCTTTAGTGTTCcttgtttaatattttcaaaacataagGACCAAGATAAACCCAAAAGTGTAATTTTCAGTCAGAATATTTTGTTATCAAAATACAATGAATAACTacaaaatgcactcagtagagctCATACCACCGCCAAGGCAAAATATtgaggaaaatgtcaaaaaaaatgccCTCTCTCAAAATGTTATggaaagtcataaaaaaaaattcctggaacTTCACCAAAATGTAACggattcttccctggcccattcCCCATCCCTCAACCAAGTTGgctgcaaattggttcagtactttttgcataatcctgctaacaaataaacaaacaaacaaacaaacaaacagacagacagacggacactGGTGACAACAGTGTCCTCCTTGGTGGAAGTTAGGATGAGACAATCTGACATGAGAAGCTGTCGTTTGGCCAGAATGTAAAGACGGCCGTGGTAAATGGCAGCAACCacagaaaaggaagacagagtTGTGCAAGTTTGATTGACAGCGCTGGATTACGGCATTATGCAACACTGtggggagtaaaaaaaaaaaaaaaaaatcctgatgaGATTAGGATCTGGATCCTCGCTCTCTCCACTGctctctatccatccattcatccacttctccctctttctctgcttcatGTAACAAATTATCACGATTGGTGTTTAAAATTACAGGTTTTAAGTTTGGTTTGAGGAACTGCATTACAGGTTTAGATTCACATTGTGACACTCAACATTTCAGTGCTTTAATATGAGCAACCATTCAACAAATAATGATCAAAGCTgccaacacactcacacacacacacacacacacacacacacacacacacacacacacacacacacagatacagtacatgtagaCAGGAGCTAAAGCTTCCGCTCTTCAAGTTTTTATCCCACCGCCATCTAGAGGGTGAAAATCATGGTGCAACATCGGACCGTGCACTCTGCCGATcacaacacacattttaccACTTGTTGTTTGTACTGTGACTTAAATACCTCATGCTGCACTGTATGGagacaaacactgaaaccagGGAGCTGAAATGACTGGAAGTTCATCAGCAGAGGATGAATCcggtttttttttgacacacagTTAATTATCTTAAGTGAttgatgaattaaaaacaccaaatcacTTGCTGGTTTCCCGAATATGACAATTTAATGCTTTAAAAACCACAGCGTATCGTGTGTTCATCAAGACAACCAACCTGAACACATAGTTTTTTCCTATGGAAAAATGGCTacttttttcaattatttttgtacattataTGGCCTAAatgattgatcaattaatctgacAGAGTAATCACTGCATAAATTCATAATTAAGCTAACCCTAAATAACAGTCCTCCCTGAAACCTAAACAGAGATCTCTGGGCTTCATTACTTTTGAGACATTTGTGTTGTTTCTCACCAAACTCCAAatacaacaatttttttcaaaaataattcaaaagaaacagataaaatgaCGGGTTGTACACTTCATCTTTTCTAAGTTTTTATGGCGACATCTTGTTCAGAGTGCTCTCACTGTAGTAGAATATGATAGGTTATGCTTTAAGCACCAAACATCACTTAACAGGTGTATAAAACTGCAAATCAATATCATGTTATAATAGATTTGATGTTTGAGTTCATGTTTTGTGCCAATCAAAAGTCTTCATGACTGAGAATTTAATATGTTACAAATTTTATTACTTTTCCACAAttcaacacagctgaaaaaaatcctCCTGGTACTTGACAATAGAGCTTACTGGAGCCACTGGAGATTCAAATTTTTACCTCATCTTTCCTAAAAAGAGCCCAAACAAAAGCCCTCACTGCAGCCCAGTGAGTTTTCACCCCAGTTGGATGAGCCCAACCTCCCTTAACTCAAAggtaaaaactatttttcagaaaaaaaatactacaggATCTTCTGACCcacagtctgtttctgttttgttactGTGACACTGGACAGGTCAGGACAAATTTGTTGACTTGAGGAATTACTCAGCGTGAATCGGCgctatttcaaaatgaaatttacTTCAAAATGACAGCAGAGCATAGCTGTGAGAGCAAGttcaaaaatctgaaatgtgtgTAACATCCTGTGCATGAAACATGAACAGGACGGAGAGATGCAGCCACTAACTTTCtttg includes:
- the nrn1lb gene encoding neuritin 1-like b — encoded protein: MKSHPGTVTMLLPIALCLGLVPVCFGAAIPVSCGSIYKSFAQCLLTLGDSLVETQKEQSTQDIDAICRSWNAFHVCANSALAGCPGEAAAVWESLRQESRKTKFSGNLYDMCASRTTLAPSAVPAPQSPPTSDQTNQETLKGQTYKHSPTLSTLFFPICSTLLALHRS